In the genome of Hyphobacterium sp. CCMP332, one region contains:
- a CDS encoding type II toxin-antitoxin system RelE/ParE family toxin, which produces MKVYLSPLAEFKLDSIYDYLDREWSEKVKREFQKKLFASFKSIAQFPKSHQESQSHPGIFKCVLNKQNSYIYRIIKDEIEIITVFDNRQDPDKIQKEIDEYFA; this is translated from the coding sequence TTGAAAGTCTATTTATCGCCACTTGCAGAATTCAAATTAGATTCGATTTATGACTATTTAGATAGAGAATGGTCTGAAAAAGTTAAAAGAGAATTTCAGAAAAAACTCTTCGCTTCATTTAAAAGTATTGCCCAGTTCCCCAAGAGTCATCAGGAATCTCAGAGCCATCCAGGTATTTTTAAATGCGTTTTAAACAAACAGAACTCTTACATCTACAGAATAATAAAAGATGAAATAGAGATTATTACCGTCTTTGACAACAGACAAGATCCGGATAAAATCCAAAAAGAAATAGATGAATACTTTGCCTAA
- a CDS encoding class I SAM-dependent DNA methyltransferase yields MALSWNEIKDRALKFTKEWEGESRERAEKDSFWNDFFNVFGISRRRLATFEEPVKKLNNKQGFIDLFWKGTLLVEHKSKGKNLDAAFEQATDYFHGIKEHELPKYVLVSDFEKFKLYDLDDKKEYEFGIKDLHKNIKLFGFIAGYQKRTFKDEDPVNIKAAELMGKLHDQLEESGYEGHPLEVFLVRLLFCLFADDTGIFEKDTFKEFIEVKTNEDGSDLGAWLAQYFQVLNTPTDKRLKNLDEHLDAFPYVNGKLFEEPLPIASFNSRMREILLECSALDWGKISPAIFGSMFQSVMNPEERRNLGAHYTSEKNILKLIKPLFLDELQAEFQKVKSNKNKLKEFHQKLGSLNFLDPACGCGNFLIITYRELRLLELEVLKELYGGQQVFGIDQIMLVDVDQFYGIEYDEFPARIAEVALWLMDHQMNLRISEAFGMYYARLPLKKSATIVHGNALRTEWTQIVSKNELSYILGNPPFVGAKYQDEQQKEEMDSVFSGVKSSGLLDYVCAWYLLSAKFISNSNIKVALVSTNSISQGEQVSVLWNALFECGAHINFAHRTFQWNNEARGKAAVYCVIIGFSNTSEKTKYIFEYENVKGEPHQRKVTNINPYLIDGPDVLLSNRSNPLCDVPKIGIGNKPVDGGHYLFEDHEKEEFLTLEPKAKHLFKPWCGATEFLHGKKRWVLLLNDVNPGELKKLPHVLKRIESVKLFREASKSKPTQKIAATPTKFHVENIPDSTFLLIPKVTSERRKYSPIGFMSPDTICSDLVFISEGASLYHFGILSSIMHQKWFEYTCGRLEGRNRYSSKVVYNNYPWPKEPSDKNRKAVVTKAQKILDVRAEFPESSLADLYDPLTMPPILVKAHQELDKAVDLCYRPQAFTNETARIEFLFELYNEYTMPLLKKEKKTNKK; encoded by the coding sequence ATGGCATTAAGTTGGAATGAAATAAAAGACCGAGCCTTAAAATTCACAAAAGAATGGGAAGGAGAAAGTAGAGAACGTGCTGAGAAAGACTCTTTCTGGAATGACTTTTTTAACGTGTTCGGTATTTCGAGGAGACGACTTGCCACCTTTGAAGAACCCGTTAAAAAACTGAACAATAAACAGGGGTTCATTGACCTTTTTTGGAAAGGAACTCTACTTGTAGAACACAAATCAAAGGGGAAAAATCTTGACGCAGCTTTTGAGCAAGCGACCGACTATTTTCATGGAATCAAAGAGCATGAATTACCAAAATATGTTTTGGTTTCTGACTTTGAAAAATTCAAACTATATGACCTTGACGACAAAAAAGAGTATGAGTTTGGAATAAAAGACTTGCACAAAAACATTAAGCTTTTTGGATTTATCGCAGGTTATCAAAAAAGGACTTTTAAGGATGAAGATCCTGTAAATATCAAAGCAGCCGAACTAATGGGTAAGCTTCATGACCAATTAGAAGAAAGCGGTTATGAAGGACACCCATTGGAAGTTTTCTTAGTAAGATTACTTTTTTGCCTATTTGCAGACGACACAGGCATATTTGAAAAAGATACTTTCAAAGAGTTCATAGAAGTAAAAACCAATGAAGATGGAAGCGACCTTGGAGCATGGTTAGCTCAATATTTTCAAGTTCTTAATACACCAACTGACAAACGACTTAAAAATCTTGACGAACATTTAGATGCTTTTCCATATGTAAACGGAAAACTCTTTGAAGAGCCTTTACCCATTGCTTCTTTCAATTCAAGAATGCGTGAAATTCTTTTGGAGTGTAGTGCATTAGATTGGGGTAAAATTTCACCTGCAATATTTGGCAGCATGTTTCAAAGTGTAATGAATCCCGAAGAACGCAGAAATCTTGGGGCACACTACACATCTGAAAAGAATATTCTCAAACTGATAAAACCACTTTTTCTTGACGAACTCCAAGCAGAATTTCAAAAGGTTAAAAGCAACAAAAACAAGCTCAAAGAATTTCATCAAAAACTCGGTAGTTTAAATTTTCTTGACCCAGCTTGTGGTTGCGGTAACTTCTTGATCATAACCTACCGTGAATTACGACTTTTAGAGTTGGAAGTCCTGAAGGAGTTGTATGGTGGTCAACAAGTTTTTGGAATCGACCAAATAATGCTCGTTGATGTTGACCAATTCTATGGCATTGAATATGATGAGTTTCCTGCTCGTATTGCTGAAGTTGCTTTGTGGCTAATGGATCACCAAATGAATTTGCGTATTTCAGAGGCATTCGGAATGTACTATGCTCGTTTACCATTAAAAAAGTCCGCAACTATTGTTCATGGAAACGCTCTGCGAACTGAATGGACTCAAATAGTTTCAAAAAACGAACTGTCTTACATTCTTGGTAACCCTCCTTTCGTTGGTGCTAAATATCAAGACGAGCAACAGAAAGAAGAAATGGATTCAGTCTTTAGTGGTGTTAAAAGTTCAGGCCTTTTGGATTATGTCTGTGCATGGTATTTACTGTCAGCAAAGTTCATTTCAAATTCTAATATTAAAGTTGCCCTGGTTTCTACTAATTCTATCTCACAGGGAGAGCAGGTAAGTGTATTATGGAATGCTCTATTTGAATGTGGTGCACATATCAATTTCGCTCATCGCACATTTCAATGGAATAATGAAGCACGCGGTAAAGCAGCTGTATACTGTGTTATCATTGGTTTCTCAAATACATCTGAAAAAACCAAGTATATTTTTGAGTACGAAAATGTTAAAGGGGAACCACATCAACGAAAGGTAACCAATATAAATCCGTATCTCATTGATGGTCCAGATGTGCTCTTAAGCAATAGGTCCAACCCGCTCTGTGATGTGCCAAAAATAGGGATAGGAAATAAACCAGTGGATGGCGGGCACTATCTCTTTGAAGATCATGAAAAAGAAGAGTTTCTAACCCTTGAGCCTAAAGCAAAGCATCTATTCAAACCTTGGTGCGGTGCAACAGAATTTTTGCACGGCAAAAAACGTTGGGTTTTACTTCTCAATGACGTCAATCCAGGAGAACTTAAAAAATTACCTCATGTTCTAAAGAGAATCGAATCTGTCAAATTGTTTAGGGAAGCAAGTAAAAGCAAACCAACTCAAAAAATTGCCGCTACACCGACCAAATTTCATGTAGAAAATATACCAGATTCGACCTTTTTATTAATTCCAAAAGTTACATCAGAAAGGAGAAAGTATAGTCCCATCGGTTTTATGTCACCAGATACCATCTGTAGTGATTTAGTTTTTATTTCAGAGGGTGCGTCTCTATATCATTTTGGAATTTTATCATCGATAATGCATCAGAAATGGTTTGAATATACCTGTGGAAGATTAGAGGGGCGCAATCGCTACTCTTCAAAAGTCGTTTACAATAACTACCCTTGGCCCAAAGAACCAAGCGATAAGAATAGAAAAGCAGTTGTAACCAAAGCACAGAAAATTTTAGATGTTCGGGCAGAGTTCCCTGAAAGTAGTCTAGCAGATTTATATGACCCTTTGACTATGCCACCTATATTGGTAAAAGCGCATCAAGAATTAGACAAGGCAGTTGATTTGTGTTACAGACCACAAGCTTTTACTAACGAAACGGCTCGGATTGAATTTCTATTTGAATTGTATAATGAATACACAATGCCATTATTGAAAAAGGAAAAGAAAACTAATAAGAAATAA
- a CDS encoding helix-turn-helix transcriptional regulator, whose protein sequence is MKPKNSNLTSLEDFIDKKIGKVGGVQREQFENEYDTFKLGVLIQQAREQKGLTQEQLAQLAGTNKSYISKLERNLKDIRFSTLQRIINEGLGGHLNISIKLD, encoded by the coding sequence ATGAAACCAAAAAATAGCAATCTGACAAGTTTAGAGGACTTTATAGATAAAAAGATCGGTAAGGTTGGAGGTGTTCAAAGAGAACAATTTGAAAATGAATATGACACTTTTAAGCTAGGTGTATTAATTCAGCAGGCCAGAGAACAGAAAGGCTTAACTCAAGAACAACTTGCTCAATTAGCAGGAACAAATAAGTCATACATTTCCAAGTTAGAAAGAAATCTTAAAGACATCCGGTTTTCAACACTACAAAGAATTATCAATGAAGGTCTGGGCGGTCATTTGAATATTTCTATTAAACTAGATTAA
- a CDS encoding DinB family protein: MTSLKPFVLLLLISLFFNVSLAQEVNLPKEPMASVDIAALYVQSTIIESAEQMPEEYYTFRPTAEVRSFGELMAHIAEANFEMCAIAKGETTPVLEVAPTKTEVIKALKQSFEYSAEARKNMTQQRKETLVKFMGGTKPAGNVLDFSVFHSLQHYGNVIVYMRLKELIPPSSQ; this comes from the coding sequence ATGACATCACTAAAACCATTTGTATTGTTACTTTTGATATCACTTTTTTTCAATGTCTCTTTGGCACAGGAAGTAAATTTACCCAAAGAACCGATGGCATCAGTTGATATTGCCGCACTCTATGTTCAAAGCACTATTATTGAATCTGCAGAGCAAATGCCCGAAGAATATTATACTTTCAGACCAACTGCAGAGGTTCGAAGTTTTGGAGAATTGATGGCTCACATAGCTGAAGCTAATTTTGAAATGTGTGCTATTGCTAAAGGGGAAACAACTCCTGTGTTAGAGGTAGCTCCTACTAAAACAGAGGTAATTAAAGCACTTAAACAATCTTTTGAATATTCTGCCGAAGCTAGAAAAAATATGACTCAACAACGAAAAGAAACATTGGTCAAATTTATGGGTGGGACTAAACCAGCTGGAAATGTTCTTGATTTTTCAGTTTTTCACTCCTTACAACATTATGGTAATGTAATAGTTTATATGAGGCTAAAAGAATTGATTCCTCCATCTTCGCAATAA
- a CDS encoding type II toxin-antitoxin system RelE/ParE family toxin, which translates to MAKYRLSNTAKEDLIRIHQYGVVKFGQLQADKYLNQFFDHFEVIAQRPLAFEAVDFIRPGYRRCVCGSDSIFYRIENQTVEIMAIVGRQNINEILK; encoded by the coding sequence ATGGCTAAATATAGACTTAGCAATACCGCCAAAGAAGATCTAATAAGAATCCATCAGTATGGGGTAGTCAAGTTTGGTCAATTACAAGCTGATAAATATTTAAATCAATTTTTTGATCATTTTGAAGTTATAGCCCAGCGTCCATTGGCTTTCGAAGCTGTTGATTTTATTAGACCCGGTTATAGAAGATGTGTTTGTGGTTCTGATAGTATTTTCTACAGAATTGAAAATCAAACAGTGGAAATCATGGCAATAGTTGGACGACAAAACATCAATGAAATATTAAAATAG
- a CDS encoding tyrosine-type recombinase/integrase — MKRYSSSTIETYTSMFKGFLKYFVKRKSTDWNEKDAQEYLEYLVRTRKISRSYQNQCINAIKFYLEQVCGKPRTTYYFERPQKQQRIPKVMNADEIRRLLSQVRNLKHRTMLFVVYSGGLRISEVCKLKINDIDSENMFIKIRAAKGQKDRTTLLSQKCLEQLRKYFKVYQPENYLFPGQYGGPYSPASLRQVFNRAKNQARLDNDYTVHTLRHSFATHLVEQHVNLRYIQTLLGHSSSRTTEIYTHIAQMDLRKIESPLDRIDFGNDRSH; from the coding sequence ATGAAGAGATACAGCTCCAGTACTATTGAAACCTATACCAGTATGTTTAAAGGGTTTTTGAAGTATTTTGTAAAAAGAAAATCAACAGACTGGAATGAAAAAGATGCTCAGGAGTATCTCGAATATCTTGTCCGTACAAGGAAAATATCCAGGTCCTATCAGAATCAATGTATAAACGCCATCAAGTTCTATTTGGAACAGGTATGTGGAAAACCGAGAACGACTTATTATTTTGAAAGGCCACAGAAGCAACAGCGCATACCGAAAGTAATGAATGCAGACGAAATCAGGCGGTTGTTAAGTCAGGTTCGAAATCTCAAGCATCGGACTATGCTCTTTGTCGTTTATTCGGGAGGCTTGCGTATTTCTGAAGTGTGTAAGCTGAAAATCAATGATATCGATTCTGAAAATATGTTTATTAAAATAAGAGCGGCTAAAGGCCAAAAGGACCGAACTACTTTGCTTTCACAGAAATGTCTGGAACAACTAAGAAAATATTTTAAAGTCTATCAGCCTGAAAATTATTTGTTTCCAGGCCAATATGGTGGGCCTTACTCTCCTGCGAGTTTGCGACAGGTTTTTAACAGGGCAAAAAATCAGGCCCGGCTCGATAATGATTATACCGTACATACATTAAGACACAGTTTTGCCACTCACCTGGTAGAGCAGCATGTAAATTTGCGCTATATACAGACACTTTTAGGCCATTCTTCCAGCAGGACCACAGAAATCTACACACACATCGCCCAAATGGATCTCAGAAAGATAGAAAGTCCTTTGGATAGAATTGATTTTGGCAATGACCGCAGCCATTGA
- a CDS encoding DUF2975 domain-containing protein yields the protein MSYKTNLVFKGLQIASWVIFIVLSINAGGLIINFVFSIVNPELVGSLYEELDLRSLYEQSKWAFFGMYSFVLTVAILKAHLFYIVIRLIQKIDLSRPFNSFVSNQITKISYYTLSIGVISHIARQSSKNLGKRGYELDTLAQFWVDSQAFILMAAVIYLIAYIFKKGLEIQMENDLTV from the coding sequence ATGTCGTATAAAACTAATCTTGTCTTTAAAGGTCTACAAATAGCTTCTTGGGTAATTTTTATTGTGCTATCAATAAATGCTGGTGGCTTGATAATCAATTTCGTATTTAGTATAGTTAACCCCGAACTTGTGGGTAGTCTATATGAAGAATTAGACCTGAGATCTTTGTATGAACAAAGCAAATGGGCTTTTTTCGGGATGTATTCTTTTGTTTTAACTGTAGCTATACTGAAAGCTCATTTGTTCTATATCGTGATAAGACTTATCCAAAAAATTGATCTATCAAGACCTTTCAACAGTTTCGTTTCAAATCAGATAACTAAGATTTCGTACTATACGCTTTCAATTGGTGTAATTAGCCATATAGCAAGACAATCCTCCAAAAATTTAGGAAAACGTGGTTACGAACTCGATACACTAGCACAGTTTTGGGTAGACAGTCAAGCATTTATCCTGATGGCTGCAGTTATATACTTGATAGCATATATCTTCAAAAAAGGCTTAGAGATTCAAATGGAAAATGACTTAACAGTTTGA
- a CDS encoding nuclear transport factor 2 family protein — protein sequence MRKIISIIVVTVLLFSCNENKKESNTIYIEEISQAEIEQEVWKVIEGRFKSWKDNDFETYMAYHHPDWKKWESKKNELTTKEGMAKFWEIMKAEEECLEMEVTPIEIEILDDGKSAIAHYTHTETFTYYGEDMPDGPTKGNTFRGTLRWSDFMVKENGKWLVIGGHRDMSMPEGKLVQVND from the coding sequence ATGAGAAAAATAATTTCAATTATCGTAGTGACAGTTTTATTGTTTTCATGTAATGAGAATAAAAAAGAGTCTAACACCATTTACATTGAAGAAATAAGTCAAGCTGAAATTGAACAAGAAGTTTGGAAAGTGATTGAAGGTCGATTTAAATCCTGGAAAGACAATGATTTCGAAACTTATATGGCTTATCATCATCCAGATTGGAAGAAATGGGAGTCAAAAAAAAATGAATTGACTACAAAGGAAGGGATGGCGAAGTTTTGGGAAATTATGAAGGCGGAAGAAGAGTGTTTAGAAATGGAGGTTACTCCCATAGAAATTGAAATATTAGATGATGGTAAATCAGCTATTGCCCATTATACTCATACTGAAACATTCACTTATTATGGTGAGGATATGCCCGATGGACCAACAAAGGGGAATACCTTTAGAGGGACTTTAAGATGGAGTGATTTTATGGTAAAGGAAAATGGCAAGTGGCTTGTAATTGGCGGACATCGAGATATGAGCATGCCAGAAGGAAAGTTAGTTCAAGTAAATGACTGA
- a CDS encoding MBL fold metallo-hydrolase — protein sequence MDITWFPNSWVRIRARKIVVYFDPAYLPTYFSGYSDKIEFSKWPDPIDGLPNGLEKADFIFITHHHKDHCKKVTTQRLCKKSTRIFAPASCKKELGDIFQTVKPGDTMQLTGDLSIQVINAYNTEKGSSTRKQHKKGKGVGYILTIGDKTIYHAGDTDLIPDMNQLQKIDIALLPMGGKFTMDCNEAVKTSQLIQPELVIPIHHLNSDLQKFCRELDKNNINCVYPRIGKPIKIEAHAGYKSYT from the coding sequence ATGGACATAACATGGTTTCCCAATTCATGGGTACGTATTAGAGCGCGCAAAATAGTTGTCTATTTCGATCCTGCATATTTGCCAACTTATTTTTCTGGATATTCCGACAAAATAGAATTCTCGAAATGGCCTGACCCAATAGATGGCTTGCCGAATGGCCTTGAAAAAGCAGATTTTATTTTCATAACACATCATCATAAAGACCATTGCAAGAAAGTAACAACTCAACGACTTTGTAAAAAGTCAACAAGGATTTTTGCACCAGCCTCCTGCAAAAAAGAACTAGGAGACATCTTCCAAACAGTAAAGCCTGGTGATACAATGCAACTAACAGGTGATCTGTCAATTCAGGTAATTAACGCATACAATACAGAAAAAGGGAGTTCGACCCGGAAGCAGCACAAGAAAGGGAAAGGTGTCGGTTATATCTTAACCATTGGAGACAAAACCATTTATCATGCAGGAGATACAGATTTAATACCTGACATGAACCAACTTCAAAAGATCGACATCGCGCTTCTTCCAATGGGTGGAAAGTTTACAATGGATTGTAATGAAGCAGTTAAGACTAGTCAATTGATTCAACCTGAACTTGTTATACCGATTCATCACCTCAACTCTGACCTTCAAAAATTTTGTAGAGAGTTAGATAAAAATAACATAAACTGTGTATATCCAAGAATAGGAAAACCAATAAAAATTGAAGCACATGCAGGTTACAAAAGCTATACGTAA
- a CDS encoding helix-turn-helix transcriptional regulator, translating to MPIIVNLDVMMAKRKMSLNELSERVEITLSNLSNLKTGKAKAIRFTTLEAICGALECQPGDILEHISVEDKSTSR from the coding sequence ATGCCGATTATTGTGAATTTAGATGTAATGATGGCAAAACGTAAAATGTCACTCAATGAGCTTTCTGAAAGAGTTGAAATTACACTTTCAAATCTTTCTAACCTTAAAACTGGAAAAGCCAAAGCCATACGGTTTACAACACTAGAAGCTATTTGTGGTGCGTTGGAATGTCAACCAGGAGATATATTAGAACATATAAGTGTGGAAGATAAATCAACATCCCGCTAA
- a CDS encoding type II toxin-antitoxin system RelE/ParE family toxin, producing the protein MVKVLLAQSAWEDLDSISDYIAQDSIRYAQEFSNELLDKVKQLESFPDSGKIVVEFINPLLRELIYKKYRIVYRYMPEENKAIVLRIIHGSKLLDM; encoded by the coding sequence GTGGTAAAAGTTTTACTCGCTCAATCAGCTTGGGAAGATCTTGATTCAATTTCTGATTATATAGCTCAAGATTCAATCCGCTATGCTCAAGAATTCTCAAATGAGCTATTAGATAAAGTGAAACAATTAGAATCATTTCCCGATTCCGGCAAAATTGTAGTTGAATTCATTAATCCTTTATTGAGAGAACTTATTTATAAGAAATATAGAATTGTTTATAGATATATGCCTGAAGAGAATAAAGCAATCGTACTAAGAATAATTCATGGTTCTAAACTTTTGGACATGTAA
- a CDS encoding type II toxin-antitoxin system RelE/ParE family toxin codes for MKDVRWTRTAKKSLQETSEFILELWNLKIKEEFIEQVDYRIKQIQRNPKIAPKFKDNQIRRLVIHNTVSLFYIDKPKYIKLLLIWDNRQDPDSLLDKLTDANNV; via the coding sequence ATGAAAGATGTTCGATGGACTAGAACTGCGAAAAAATCACTTCAAGAAACTTCAGAATTTATCCTTGAACTTTGGAATCTAAAGATCAAGGAAGAATTCATTGAACAGGTTGACTACAGAATCAAACAAATCCAACGCAACCCCAAGATAGCCCCCAAATTCAAGGACAACCAAATTAGAAGACTTGTAATACATAATACCGTATCTCTTTTTTATATAGACAAACCTAAATACATTAAACTACTTTTAATTTGGGACAACAGACAAGATCCTGATAGTTTACTGGATAAATTAACTGATGCCAACAATGTGTAA
- a CDS encoding type II toxin-antitoxin system ParD family antitoxin, whose amino-acid sequence MARQSISLTEPNDEWLKNQIESNEYTSKSELINDLIRQARNQQKQIDWIRLKLESAEKSGFTDDRKAEILKASNDSFNG is encoded by the coding sequence ATGGCTAGACAAAGTATTTCATTAACAGAACCAAATGACGAGTGGTTAAAAAATCAAATCGAAAGTAATGAGTACACCAGCAAAAGTGAATTAATTAACGATTTGATAAGACAAGCGAGAAATCAGCAAAAACAAATAGATTGGATTCGATTGAAGCTTGAATCTGCTGAAAAGAGTGGATTTACAGATGATAGAAAAGCTGAAATTCTTAAAGCTTCAAATGATTCATTTAATGGCTAA
- a CDS encoding PIN domain protein has translation MKSIYVDTSVFGGVFDPEFEYWSKLFFEQILKSKMHLLVSNVAIDELNDAPIKVRNFYKNFPSSHIKKVLLTKESIELANNYLSEGVVGKSSVADCYHIAIATILKADLLVSWNFKHIVNIHRIQGYNAINLLNGYKTIEIRSPRDVVDYEN, from the coding sequence ATGAAATCAATTTATGTTGATACGTCTGTCTTTGGTGGAGTTTTTGATCCTGAATTTGAATACTGGTCAAAACTTTTCTTCGAACAGATTTTAAAATCTAAAATGCATTTATTGGTGTCTAATGTTGCTATTGATGAGTTGAATGATGCACCTATTAAGGTCAGAAATTTCTATAAAAATTTCCCTTCAAGCCATATTAAAAAGGTCCTTCTTACTAAAGAATCTATAGAATTGGCAAATAATTATTTATCTGAAGGCGTAGTTGGCAAGTCCAGTGTCGCTGATTGTTATCACATAGCAATTGCAACGATATTAAAAGCAGATTTGTTAGTTAGTTGGAATTTTAAACACATTGTTAATATTCACAGAATTCAAGGATATAATGCAATAAATCTTTTAAATGGATATAAAACTATTGAAATTAGATCACCAAGAGATGTTGTAGATTATGAAAACTAA
- a CDS encoding type II toxin-antitoxin system RelE/ParE family toxin: MAEVIWTKKAFSQFEKEVKFVLEDRGISAAKIIKNKILQSTSLLEKNPEMGKKEPLLAHMKNEYRFIVVWSYKIIYRRDKQYIIVSRVFHTSRNPNKLKGI; encoded by the coding sequence ATGGCTGAAGTAATTTGGACAAAAAAGGCCTTTAGTCAATTTGAAAAAGAGGTGAAATTTGTTTTAGAAGATAGAGGAATATCTGCCGCTAAGATAATTAAGAACAAAATTCTCCAAAGCACTTCATTATTAGAAAAGAATCCAGAAATGGGCAAAAAAGAGCCTCTACTTGCCCATATGAAAAACGAGTACAGATTCATTGTGGTTTGGAGCTACAAAATTATTTATAGAAGAGACAAGCAATACATAATTGTTTCGCGTGTTTTTCACACTTCAAGAAATCCTAATAAACTTAAGGGAATTTGA
- a CDS encoding DUF86 domain-containing protein, protein MSKRDNLLLVQDMLDSAKKIQDYTEDYSFEQFIDDDKTIDAVVRNFEIIGEAATRIHPDFQIENPQIPWKKLKGYRNRLIHEYFGVDYQIVWDIISDDLKFLVKNLNKITGPNNV, encoded by the coding sequence ATGTCTAAGAGAGATAATCTTCTGCTAGTTCAAGACATGCTTGACTCTGCGAAAAAGATTCAAGATTACACCGAAGATTATTCTTTTGAACAATTCATAGATGATGATAAAACCATTGATGCAGTTGTAAGAAATTTTGAGATTATTGGAGAAGCCGCTACTAGAATTCATCCTGACTTTCAAATTGAAAATCCTCAAATACCTTGGAAAAAACTAAAAGGTTATAGAAATAGACTGATCCATGAATATTTCGGTGTTGATTATCAAATTGTCTGGGATATTATTTCTGACGACTTAAAATTTCTAGTAAAAAATCTAAATAAAATAACTGGCCCTAACAATGTGTAA
- a CDS encoding nucleotidyltransferase family protein gives MSPKEDLLSKLRNLKSQLAKKYPITAMALFGSFSRGDQLENSDIDILVEIDGKIGSRFIDLAEELESELGRKVDLISKNGIKPRYFNSIEQDLIYV, from the coding sequence ATGAGCCCGAAAGAAGATTTATTGTCAAAGCTTAGAAACTTAAAGTCACAATTGGCTAAAAAGTACCCAATTACTGCAATGGCACTTTTTGGTTCTTTTTCTCGTGGTGACCAATTAGAAAATAGTGATATAGACATCCTTGTTGAAATAGATGGAAAAATTGGTTCAAGATTTATTGACCTCGCCGAAGAACTTGAATCCGAATTAGGAAGGAAAGTAGATCTTATTTCCAAAAATGGAATTAAGCCTAGATATTTTAACTCGATCGAACAAGATCTAATTTATGTCTAA
- a CDS encoding type II toxin-antitoxin system RelE/ParE family toxin, translating into MSKKRDLYFFKDYFEKFFDAQTDKVKKKVLWTLKVISELDQIPETYLKHIKNSSGLYEIRVQVGSNIFRIFCFFDVDNLVVIGHGFQKKSQKTPKQQIEKAEQIKREYYETKK; encoded by the coding sequence GTGAGTAAAAAACGTGATCTCTATTTCTTTAAAGATTATTTTGAAAAGTTCTTTGATGCTCAGACTGATAAAGTCAAAAAGAAAGTTTTATGGACTTTAAAGGTAATATCAGAACTGGATCAAATTCCAGAGACTTATTTAAAGCATATTAAAAACTCTTCAGGTCTTTACGAAATACGAGTTCAGGTTGGAAGCAACATATTTAGAATATTCTGTTTTTTCGATGTTGATAATTTGGTGGTAATCGGTCATGGATTTCAAAAGAAGTCGCAAAAAACTCCAAAACAGCAAATTGAAAAAGCTGAGCAAATCAAAAGAGAGTATTATGAAACCAAAAAATAG
- a CDS encoding type II toxin-antitoxin system RelE/ParE family toxin, producing MAEVIWTKKAFSQFEKEVKFVLEDRGISAAKIIKNKILQSSSLLEKNPEMGKKEPLLAHMKNEYRFIVVWSYKIIYRRDKQYIIVSRVFHTSRNPNKLKGI from the coding sequence ATGGCTGAAGTAATTTGGACAAAAAAGGCCTTTAGTCAATTTGAAAAAGAGGTGAAATTTGTTTTAGAAGATAGAGGAATATCTGCCGCTAAGATAATTAAGAACAAAATTCTCCAAAGCTCTTCATTATTAGAAAAGAATCCAGAAATGGGCAAAAAAGAGCCTCTACTTGCCCATATGAAAAACGAGTACAGATTCATTGTGGTTTGGAGCTACAAAATTATTTATAGAAGAGACAAGCAATACATAATTGTTTCGCGTGTTTTTCACACTTCAAGAAATCCTAATAAACTTAAGGGAATTTGA